The sequence GAGCTTTCTAGAAATTTATGGCATGATACTTCAACACAGCATCCATTATGTCCCACCTCTGCATCAACACACAATCACCTGAATCTGTATCACTGTATTGTGGAAATGATTATTTCACAATCGCTTAGGTTAACTTCAATTCATTTAGAACAGAGGGAACAGAGGTTAGGATCTTTATTAGGGGTCAGCAGAGTTTTTGTGCCCACCGCTAATTATGTCAGACACATAGACTTTATGTTGAACAGTATTTTACTTACATTGAACAGCCTGGAGACCTGGAATTAAAATGAGAAATCACAAAGATTTATGACAGGAGGACAAAAATAAGGAATGTGGGCCTCATGATGTCTAAGCAACATATTCATCAGAACAGAAAACTAAGGACTGTGAcagatttttgtctttaaaccagaAGGAGCTAGAAAGGACGTGTTCctcaccatttttcttttttctccacatgATGAATCCAGTGATGCAGACTGACAGGAGCAGCAGTCCTGCAACAACTCCAATAACAACAGGAACCCGAGGAGGAGAACCTGGAACCAAAACAAAGGCTGTTCCTGAGTTTCCGTTACCAGATAAATAGTGAATAATTACATCATGTATGTTGATTTACCTTTATGATATGTTGTCAAAAACCctttattataaaattaaagTAATTTTCTATGACCTACTCTCTGTGCTGTGTGAGCGACATAAACGCTAATGCAACGACTGGGACAAGAAGAGTTGTGGTGGATTTCGATGTGTGGGTAAACCTACCTGTGACCAGTTCTGCAGTGCGGGAAGATCCACCACTGAAAGGAGGACTGGACTGAACTATGCACAGTGCACACATTTGTCTTTCTTCTGGACTACTCCAGATAAACAAAGATGGCTGGATTTACTGTTTTTgcggaggttacagttgagatcatcagtacATGAGAACTAATATGGGACAGCTGACAGTAAGACTCAATTTTCATTTGTATTGTGGAGTTTTATCATGGTGTCTACTTAACTGAACActggtttgttattttttgggaTGATTTGTTGATTTCCTGTTGTTGAAACTGGCAGACTAATATGGGTCCTAACAGggcttcttttgtttttggagCTGGTCTCAAGTGGAcatttgaggaactgcagttatTCTGCATCAGCTTCATTTTTACACACCAGAGGCGGTCACTTGTTGATGTCAGAAGGGTCACTCTGAGTCAATGGTCTATCCATGACCGTCTTCATCAGTAATGACCAACACTATCTCTAACACCAGTCTTACCATAAGGGATCATTGATTTGTCCAGTCTGGTGACGATGTCCTCCTTCACTCCAGAGAGCTGAAACACACACTCGTACTTCTCCCAGTCTTCAAGTTTCACTGATGAAATGTTCAGGTCAGCACTCATCTGGAAGGTGTCATCATTGTTTGGGAGGATCTCTCCATGGTCCACGCCCTCATAAAGCTCCTCTCCATCTTTCCTCCAGAACATCGCAGCTCTGTCAGGGTAGAAACCTGTGGCGAAGCAGCTGACTGGAGAGGAGGGAGACTTCTGGAGGAGAGACACTGAGGGAAGCACTGAAGGAAGGAATcagaaacacaacacaacacgtTTAAATATTTTCTCATCTTTTGAATCACCTTGAgagaaataaaatgcatcagTGCATTTTCTTGTGTAAATGTACCTGTCCTCTGTAAATACTTTCTCCCGTAGGGCAAAAACTCCTTCAGCCAAATGGAACACTGATACTTGTAGAAGCTAGTATAGTCATGTAATCCAACTTTGTCAGCATCCCATCTGAGTTTAGTAATGTTGGCCTCAGGTTTTAGAGCAGTCCATGTTGATGTCTGCAGGTCCAGAGCCATGAAGTCCTCTCCATCATAACCAAGCTTCAGAAAACCAGCAGTCTCTCCGGTCTCTTCATCCCACTCACAGCCACTCCTCAGCTGTAGAACGTGCACAcctgagagacagacagaccaGAAAAGTGACATTTGGTTCAACAATTGTCTGCAAGATAGTAGGCATGTTTACACTTTCCAGTAATATTTAGGGTTAAGGCCTGAGCTCAGGGGTGCAcagcggcacaggggttagcgctgtcgCCTCctagcaagaaggtccctggtatGCTTCCCGGGCAGAGCCtatctgtgtggagtttgcatgttctccctgtacATGTGTGGTTTCTCTCCGgctactccagcttcctcccaccaccaaaaacatgttcattaggttgattgatcactctaaattgtcCGTAGATGTGAATATGAGCGtgctgtctctgtatgtcagccctgtgattgacaggCGACCAGTCGAGGATGTACCTCGCCTCTCGGCCAATGACAGCTAGGATAGGTTCCAGTCCCCTCACAACCACGAATGGAataagctgtaaaaaaaaatggatagaTGACCTGAGCTCAAAACTCCCTCACCTACTTTATGTAACTAACAAGCCACAGGTCATTAAGTATTGCAACTGTTCAGCATAGGAAAT comes from Cheilinus undulatus linkage group 16, ASM1832078v1, whole genome shotgun sequence and encodes:
- the LOC121523980 gene encoding major histocompatibility complex class I-related gene protein-like isoform X2 — its product is MKILTVFFLCCCFSSTVEHSLEFCVTSSHGFPHFPEFVVVVVVDGVESGSYDSNTRMLKLHDWTTEFIRDNPDYLQLFSQECYGTEISFRRYTVDIMHNLNQNEGVHVLQLRSGCEWDEETGETAGFLKLGYDGEDFMALDLQTSTWTALKPEANITKLRWDADKVGLHDYTSFYKYQCSIWLKEFLPYGRKYLQRTVLPSVSLLQKSPSSPVSCFATGFYPDRAAMFWRKDGEELYEGVDHGEILPNNDDTFQMSADLNISSVKLEDWEKYECVFQLSGVKEDIVTRLDKSMIPYGSPPRVPVVIGVVAGLLLLSVCITGFIMWRKKKNGEQGNAEMALDSSM
- the LOC121523980 gene encoding major histocompatibility complex class I-related gene protein-like isoform X1 produces the protein MKILTVFFLCCCFSSTVEHSLEFCVTSSHGFPHFPEFVVVVVVDGVESGSYDSNTRMLKLHDWTTEFIRDNPDYLQLFSQECYGTEISFRRYTVDIMHNLNQNEGVHVLQLRSGCEWDEETGETAGFLKLGYDGEDFMALDLQTSTWTALKPEANITKLRWDADKVGLHDYTSFYKYQCSIWLKEFLPYGRKYLQRTVLPSVSLLQKSPSSPVSCFATGFYPDRAAMFWRKDGEELYEGVDHGEILPNNDDTFQMSADLNISSVKLEDWEKYECVFQLSGVKEDIVTRLDKSMIPYGSPPRVPVVIGVVAGLLLLSVCITGFIMWRKKKNGLQAVQWEQGNAEMALDSSM